Below is a genomic region from Oculatellaceae cyanobacterium.
AGATTCAGATGCGATCATTTCGATGCTGACAAACTTAGTTTTTGGATCAGCTTGAACCGTTGCGTCTGGTGTGATCGCCATGACTGCTTTGGTAATGGTTTCCCCGCAAGCAGAACACGCCATGTTGGGAACTTTG
It encodes:
- a CDS encoding heavy-metal-associated domain-containing protein, which codes for MKLQIKVPNMACSACGETITKAVMAITPDATVQADPKTKFVSIEMIASESAITEAIVSAGYTVVR